The Streptomyces sp. NBC_01775 genome includes a region encoding these proteins:
- a CDS encoding PPOX class F420-dependent oxidoreductase translates to MTQLSENLKKILDGKVFVAVATIQPDGSPQVSPVWVKRDGDELLISTTVDRRKALNLRRDPRVTVLVHPPEEPYTYAELRGTATLTTEGAQELIDELSYKYVGKSYAEFNPQSDQDAERVVVRIGVRKQVGRI, encoded by the coding sequence GTGACACAGCTCTCCGAGAACCTCAAGAAGATCCTCGACGGCAAGGTTTTCGTCGCCGTCGCCACCATCCAGCCCGACGGCAGCCCGCAGGTGTCGCCGGTGTGGGTGAAGCGGGACGGCGACGAGCTGCTCATCTCCACCACTGTCGACCGCCGTAAGGCGCTCAACCTGCGGCGCGACCCGCGCGTGACGGTCCTGGTGCACCCGCCGGAGGAGCCGTACACCTACGCCGAGCTGCGCGGCACCGCCACGTTGACGACCGAGGGCGCGCAGGAGCTGATCGACGAGCTGTCGTACAAATACGTGGGCAAGAGCTACGCGGAGTTCAATCCGCAGTCCGACCAGGACGCCGAACGCGTCGTCGTCCGCATCGGTGTCCGCAAGCAGGTCGGCCGGATCTGA
- the cysS gene encoding cysteine--tRNA ligase — MTLRLYDTSARQIRDFSPLVPGCVSIYLCGATVQAAPHIGHIRSGLNFDIMRRWFTYRGYEVTFIRNVTDIDDKIIVKSAEQGRPWWAIGYENERAFNSAYDALGCLPPTYEPRATGHIPEMVEMMRVLIDRGHAYAADGNVYFDVRSFPGYLSLSNQELDNLLQPEGEGETGKRDPRDFAMWKAAKPGEPAWETPFGPGRPGWHLECSAMAHKYLGTAFDIHGGGVDLVFPHHENEIAQSRAYGDEFARYWAHNAWVTMSGEKMAKSLGNSVLAGEMLKHWRPIVLRYYLGGPHYRSTVEYSEESLREADSAFGRIEGFLQRATELAGETAPAGRVPDAFAEAMDDDFSVPQALAVVHTTVRQGNAALGEGDKAAVTTALAEVRAMLGVLGLDPLDASWADGAAGGAGADLHSVVDSLVGLVLEQRQAARGRKDYATADAIRDELKRAGLAIEDTPAGPRWELSPE, encoded by the coding sequence GTGACTCTTCGCCTGTACGACACCAGCGCCCGGCAGATCCGCGACTTCAGCCCCCTCGTGCCCGGCTGTGTCTCGATCTACCTGTGTGGTGCCACGGTGCAGGCAGCCCCTCATATCGGACATATCCGTTCGGGTCTGAACTTCGACATCATGCGCCGCTGGTTCACCTACCGCGGCTACGAAGTGACGTTCATCCGGAACGTGACGGACATCGACGACAAGATCATCGTCAAGTCCGCCGAGCAGGGCCGCCCCTGGTGGGCGATCGGCTACGAGAACGAGCGCGCGTTCAACTCCGCGTACGACGCGCTCGGCTGCCTGCCCCCCACCTATGAGCCGCGCGCGACCGGCCACATCCCCGAGATGGTCGAGATGATGCGCGTCCTGATCGACCGCGGTCACGCCTACGCCGCCGACGGCAACGTCTACTTCGACGTGCGCTCCTTCCCCGGGTACCTCTCCTTGTCCAACCAGGAGCTGGACAACCTCCTCCAGCCCGAGGGCGAGGGCGAGACCGGCAAGCGCGACCCGCGGGACTTCGCGATGTGGAAGGCCGCCAAGCCCGGCGAGCCCGCGTGGGAGACGCCGTTCGGCCCCGGCCGCCCCGGCTGGCACCTGGAGTGCTCGGCGATGGCGCACAAATACCTCGGCACCGCGTTCGACATCCACGGCGGCGGCGTCGACCTCGTCTTCCCGCACCACGAGAACGAGATCGCGCAGTCACGCGCGTACGGCGACGAGTTCGCGCGCTACTGGGCCCACAACGCCTGGGTCACCATGAGCGGCGAGAAGATGGCCAAGTCGCTGGGCAACTCCGTGCTGGCCGGCGAGATGCTCAAGCACTGGCGTCCGATCGTGCTGCGCTACTACCTGGGCGGCCCGCACTACCGCTCCACCGTCGAGTACAGCGAGGAGTCGCTGCGCGAGGCCGACTCCGCCTTCGGCCGCATCGAGGGCTTCCTCCAGCGCGCCACCGAACTGGCGGGCGAGACCGCGCCGGCCGGCCGTGTACCGGACGCGTTCGCCGAGGCCATGGACGACGACTTCTCCGTGCCGCAGGCGCTCGCCGTGGTCCACACGACGGTGCGGCAGGGCAACGCGGCGCTCGGCGAGGGCGACAAGGCCGCCGTCACCACGGCGCTGGCCGAGGTCCGCGCGATGCTCGGCGTCCTCGGGCTCGACCCCCTCGACGCCTCCTGGGCCGACGGCGCGGCCGGGGGAGCCGGGGCCGACCTCCACTCCGTGGTCGACTCGCTGGTCGGGCTCGTACTGGAGCAGCGCCAGGCGGCGCGGGGGCGCAAGGACTACGCGACGGCGGACGCGATCCGCGACGAGCTCAAGCGTGCGGGGCTCGCCATCGAGGACACCCCCGCGGGCCCCCGCTGGGAGCTGAGCCCGGAGTAG